Sequence from the Leptospira johnsonii genome:
ATCGCTTTGTTATCGGAATGCCGGCCTTTAACTATGAGTTCTTCTGAATAAAGAAAGGATCCTGCAATTCTGGAAATTGCAGAGGGATCGGATAAAATATCCCAAGACCTCTTATACGTTTCTCGTCTGTTCATTTTTTTGGATCGGATCCTCTTTTGCGCCCTAACAATTTTTTTGACGAAAAATGTAGACCGTCCCCACCACAATCCATATTGTACGGAAATCTTTTGTTGATTGTTGGAAATAATTATTAACTACTTCCGTTCGGAAGGTAGAATAAATTGACATATAGCAATTTCAATCTATGTCCTTAGGGATAAGATGTATAACGTTTATGAGTAAGGTAATACTCTATTTAGACGGATTAAAATAAATGCACATTTATTGTATTAAGTGTATTTAAAAGTACTAGATCCGCGTAATAATTTCGATCTATCTCAAGTCTCTAAGAATTGTTCGATTGCGATACGTGACAGGCTCACGAAGGGGCGCAATAGGAACAGGGGAAGAAAAATTATATGGGCCGGGAGTTAGATCAAGTTGTAGATACGGAGGCGCTTTCTGGACAATCCGGGATAGGAAAAATTCTGATAATAGAGGATTCGCCGGAGATCGCATTAGCTTACGATCGCTTTTGCAGAAAGATGAACTGGGATTTCGACATTACATCTAACGGCAGGGAAGGAATGAGAAAGGTCCTCTCCACTCCAAAGCCTTATGCAGTCTATCTTGTCGATCTGGTAATGCCTGAGCAAGATGGCGTATCCTTTATACGGGATCTGAAAGAGAAAGATCCAAATGCGATTATAATAGTACAATCTTCGCTGGATGAACCTGAAAAGATCATCGAAGTGATGAAATTAGGTGTCTTCGATTATCAAATTAAACCTCTTACGAAAGAAAACTTTCATAGGGCGATCACTCTTGCTTTTCAGCACAGCAACCTGAGAGAGTTTCAAACCGATGTAGAAAGATCGAATCGTGAAGTTTTGAGAAAGAAATTAGGCGCTTTGTCTGCCGTTCTTTCTTTGGCGAAAGAGTCAATTCTCGAATTGGAGAAAGCCTATCGATTGGAGCAGGACGATCCGAATAAGAAAAGAGTGTTTAAACCTATCAGGCCCAATGTTTAAGTAAAAATTAAATTGACTCTCTCTTTTGCGTTAGGCTATATTTCTCCCACCAAAAGGAGATTTAATATGTCCGCAAAATTCGTGATTTATAAGGATGCTAAAGGAGAATATAGATTTAGGTTAAAGGCTGCAAACGGAGAAATTATCGCCGTAAGCGAAGGTTATACATCTAAACAAGCTTGTGAAAACGGGATCGAATCCGTTAAGAAAAACGCCCCTGGTGCATCCGTTGAGGAAGAGTAGAAATTATATTTTCTAGATTATACAAACTCGAAGAGTATAAAATCTATTACATTGTAAAATAAACGTTATACTCTTCGGCTCTATTCTTATTTCGCCATTCTGCCCATAAGTGCCTTAGTAATGATCATCGGGTATGAACTTGGAAAAATTCTTTGCATTAAGTCCAAGAACACTGCATCGGGCCCGATAAGGACTCTGCGAGAATTCTTTTTGACTGCCTTTAAGATCACTTTGGCTGCACGTTCCGGGCTTGTGATAAATTGAGCAGACATTTTTTCTCCCGCTGTGCTTGGATCCAAGCCGAGCGCTTTTACGCTATCGTTGGTCTTGGAACTTTTCGCGATTGCGGTTTTGATCCCTCCGGGATGAACGCTGGTAGCGGAAACTTTTGCTTTGGTAAAATCCAATTCTTGTCTTAAAGTTTCCGTAAATCCTCTTACTGCAAATTTAGATGCATTGTATGCGGAAGTTCCAGGAACTGCGATGATCCCGAATACGCTGGAAGTATTGATAATATGTCCTTCTCCGCTTTCTTTGAGATGGGGTAGGAAGGCTTGGGTTCCGTTCACCACTCCACCAAAGTTGATATTCATTACCCGCTGAAAATCATTCGATTCGAATCCTTCTATCGTGGAGCCGAACGCGATACCAGCGTTATTGAATATTAAGTTTACTTTATTATGATCTTTGGCTACTTTAGAAGCCCAATCAAAAACCGCTGGTCTGTCGGATACGTCCAGTTTTTGGCTTGTGACGGAAACATTCGGATTCTTCTTCTTTACTAATTGGACTGTTTCGGCAAGACCTGCCTCGTTTACGTCCGATAATGCAAGATTACATTCTTGCTCCGCAAGCTGGATCGCAAGTTCCCTTCCCATTCCTGAGCCGGCGCCGGTGATGGCGGCCACTTTATTTTTAAAACTTTTCATTTGGTATTTCTTCTTCCTATTTTGATTGTTTATCCGAACGATAAATTGGAGTCGTTCACGTTTGCAAAATTTATATCGAATAGATCCATTAGATAATTCTGATGGAATCTCCAAGGGCGGTTTGCTCCTCTTTGAGGAAATTGGTCTATCGCTCTTTGTATATATCCGGAATTCAAGTCTAGTATAGGTTCCCTTTCCATTTTGGCGGGATCACAAACAGGCACACACTGTTTATAACCGTTTGCCTGCATATGATTGAGCAGTCTTGCAACATAGGTAGAAGTTAGATCCGCTCTTAATGTCCAAGATGCGTTTGTATAACCCACGCAGAATGCAAAGTTCGGAACTCCGCTTAACATCAGTCCTTTGAATGTGAATTGTTTAGAAATATCCACTTCTGAACCGTCTACCTTCAACTGGATCCCACCGATAGCGAGTAATTCCAATCCTGTCGCAGTTACAATAATATCCGCTTCCAATTCTTTTCCGGATTTTAATTTGATCCCTTTAGAAGTGAAAGTTTCGATATGGTCAGTGACGATAGAAGCTTTACCCTTAGAGATTGCCTTGAATAGATCCGAGTCCGGAACCAAACAAACTCTTTGGTCCCAAGGTTGGTAATTCGGTTTGAAATGAGTATCTATATCATAACCTTTTGGAAGAGATACTTTTAATCTTAATCTGATCAACCACTTGGCAAAATTAGGCGATCGTTTGCAAATTTGATAGAACCAAATTTGGATGAGAATGTTTTTGATGCGAGTGATATGATGAGCCAATTTCGCAGGCAAAACGAATCTTAAAAAATCGGCAACTATATCCTTTGATGGAAGGCTAGTAATATAAGTCGGTGACCTTTGCAGCATGGTGATATGAGAAGCCTCATCCGCCATAGATGGAACCAAGGTGACCGCAGTTGCACCGCTACCGATCACAACGACTTTCTTACCTTTATAGTTTAAATTCTCCGGCCAATGTTGTGGATGAATGATCTGACCTTTAAAATTCTTTATTCCCGGAAAATTCGGAGTGAATCCTTTATCGTAATTGTAATAGCCGCTGCAGATATAAAGGAAATCCGCAGTGTATATACGTTTTTCTTTTTTAGGTCCGACTTCTACACTGATTGTCCAAAAATTATCTTTACTGGACCAAGAGGTAGACGTTACTCTATGTTCGAATCTGATATTTCGATCTATTCCAAATTCGGATGCTGTGTCTCTTACATAGTTTAGGATAGAAGGTCCGTCGGCGATTGCCTTCGCTTCTTTCCAAGGTCGGAAAGAATATCCCAAGGTAAACATATCCGAATCGGAACGAATTCCCGGATAACGAAATAGACTCCAGGTTCCGCCTATATCGGATCTACCTTCTAAGATGGCGTATTTTTTGCCCGGACAAAGTTTTTGCAGATGATAGCCGGCGCTGATCCCAGATAAGCCCGCGCCCACAGTGATCACATCGAAATGTTCTTTGTTCATTTTTTCCTCGGCGGATACATTTTATATCCCGCTTTTCCGGAAAAGATTTTGCACCAAAACCGAGTAAGATTCGACTGATCTTATAATATCGCTCTCAAAAATTCGTAAAGAATGATAAGAATTTACCGGATTTTCCCTATTCTTATCGAATAAGTTACGTACTGTATGGATCGCCACTGGCTGTACTAGTTTACATCTCAAATCAATCCCGAAAAGACTTGCAACCATTTCAAAATCTGGGATTGGAGAAGGTCATGAAGTATTACTCTATAGCAGAATTGAATATCACCAGCGCTCGTTGGATCCCCGCTTACGTTCGCAATGTAACCAAGATGGTGGAAAAATTTGGGGGAAGATATCTTTCCAGGACCACAAATATGGAGAAGATGGAAGGGGACAGAAAACTTCCTCAGCTATTCTTGATCATTGAATGGCCTTCCAAAGAAGCGGTTCAAAACTTCTATCATTCCGAAGAATACAAACCGTTTCTGGAAAGCAGACTAAAAGGCTCTAATGGGGAATTTATTCTTATCCCAGGAGAGGATGTGAACCAGCTTGCGAATGTTCCGGAATGATTAATTTAAGAAATTTTTTCTTTATCAAAGTTAACGAAGAAGAATATTCTGATCCTCTCAGGAAAGTATATGGCAATTAACGAAAAAACTGCTGAACGTGTTCGGAAAGCGCTCACCAAACAAAAAGAAGTAGAGGAGAAAAAAATGTTCGGTGGTCTCTGCTTTATGGTAAACGGAAAGATGTGCGTCTGTGTCAGGGACCAGGAACTTATGTTTAGAATAGATCCTAAAGATTACGAATCCGTTTTAGAAAAGAAAAAAGCTAGGCCCATGATCCATAATGGAAATCTGATGAAGGGATTTATATTTGTAAACATAGAAGAAGTGAAGTTAGAAAAAGAGTTTGGATACTGGATGGGTCTCGCCCTGGATTATAATAAAAGCGCGAAAGCCGCTAAGAAAAGATCGAAAAGGAGAGTCCCAGCTCCAAAGAAAATTGCTAAGAAAAAATAAGTGCCAATAAGACTTTTATTTGCTCGTATCTTCGTTTAGAATAGTTAAAAGACATCTTCCGTTTTAAAAATCGATTTACTTCCTTTCGAGTGGCTATCAGAATCGACCGCTATGAAAAAAATATCAGTTCTATTTCTTCTAAGTATAACATGTGTTTTGTTTTCTTGCAGCAAAAAGGAAGCGGATGCAGGCAAGGGAGTGGTCACATTTGTTGTTGGAAACGTGACCTTAGAAAGAGGTCCCGAAAAATCCAAGGCGGAAGTTAATAAAGAGATCCAAAACGGCGACGTATTGGTTACAGACGAGGGCGCAACTGCAATGATCGCATTTGGGGAAAGCGCTTCCTTATTAGAGATCCAATCCGGTTCCAGATTCCGTTTTGACGATATCAAATCAGATAAAAAGTTTTTCCAAGAGAAGGGAAGATCTTGGCTTCTTTCCAATAAACTTGTAAAAGGCGAGGGCTTAAGTCTTGGAACTCCGACCACGACTGCAGGTGTTAGAGGAACTAAATTCTATACTACAGTTCAGGAAGATATGACTTTTATCTGTCATTGCCAAGGTAAGGTAGAGCTGGAGAATAGTGCAGATCATTCTAAGATGATCCCAGAGTCTGATTATCTTACGGTAACAAAAGGAACAAAAACGATAGTGATCGATAAGACCGATTTATCAAAAATTGGTATCCCGTACGTTCATAATCATAGTGAAGTGAGCAATTCTCCAGTCGGAGAAAAAAACAATCTGAAGTTGGAAGATTTCCTGAAGATCCAAGATCTTGCTAAGAAAAAATTAGCGGAGAAGTGATTAGGCCTCGTCTATTTCAACATTCTCTAATGTATCAAAAAAACCGGTCTGCAAAAGTGGACCGAAATCTACCATATCCTCTGCGGAAAGTTTAAGACCGTTTTCCATGGAGTAGGCCTGTAGCAGTGAAGCACAGGCCAAATGGCTTTCTTGCAATTGGGCGTGGGCTCTCGCTTTTACGACGAGTATATCCGCGTCAGATTCTCCGAAATATTTGATATACAAGTCTATAAACTTAAGCGCGTTTTTATGATCCGAAACTTTCAGGTAACACTGGGCGATCATATCGTAATGAAGAAATGTTTCTTCTTCGTCCATTCTCATGGCAGTTTTTAAAGAAGCTAACGCTGAATTATAATCTCCCCTTTGAAAATACAAATATCCGAGTTCGGACCAAATATCCTTTCGTTTAATCCCTCTTCCTCTGGAAAGTTTTTCCTGGGATAGGGCTTGTTTTAATACTTGGATCGCCTCGTTGGACCTGTCCGTATCTTTTAATAAACTCGCAAGAGTAAGATACAATTCCAATTGGTCCGGAAAAAGCTCAATTGCGGAGGTGAGTATCTTTTTCGCGGATTTATAATTGTGAACTTTGATCAAATAATTCGCGTAATAGAGCCTGCTTTCCGGATGAGAGGAAAATCTGTCCTGCAATTCCTGGAAAAGATTCAGGGTTTCCCTGGTATTCCCAATATAATATTGGCACCAGGCCTGGCGGTTTTTCACCTTCAGGATAGTTTTGGGGTTTTGGGTAAAATTCAGGGATTCCTTGTATAGGTTGAACGCCTTAGTAAATTCTCTCTGCCTTTCCCTATGGATGGCGCTAATGATTAGTTCCCTAAAACCCACGACTGGGACAGGCTAAAAAAATTCCTAAAATAATCAAGTTTTCCACAGATCAACCGATGATTGAAACGGGGGCAAAGGAAAGAAAAATCCCCACTTCAATCGAGGTAAAGAAAATGGAAATCGGTAGCCAAACCAGCCAATCTCTCATGATCGAAAGAATTGCCAATCTGCCTAGAGAGATTTTCCAAGCTCAGTCGGATATGAATTCTAAACTTTTGAAACTGAACGTAGAGGCTCAAGTACAAGCCCAGGCTTCCGAAGGAAGATCCAGGCTTTTGGATCTGTACGTTTAATTAGGACGTTGGAATTCCACAAAACGTAATCGTTCGTTTGTAGGAGTTCCTACATCCG
This genomic interval carries:
- a CDS encoding TfoX/Sxy family protein produces the protein MAINEKTAERVRKALTKQKEVEEKKMFGGLCFMVNGKMCVCVRDQELMFRIDPKDYESVLEKKKARPMIHNGNLMKGFIFVNIEEVKLEKEFGYWMGLALDYNKSAKAAKKRSKRRVPAPKKIAKKK
- a CDS encoding YegP family protein, whose amino-acid sequence is MSAKFVIYKDAKGEYRFRLKAANGEIIAVSEGYTSKQACENGIESVKKNAPGASVEEE
- a CDS encoding SDR family NAD(P)-dependent oxidoreductase produces the protein MKSFKNKVAAITGAGSGMGRELAIQLAEQECNLALSDVNEAGLAETVQLVKKKNPNVSVTSQKLDVSDRPAVFDWASKVAKDHNKVNLIFNNAGIAFGSTIEGFESNDFQRVMNINFGGVVNGTQAFLPHLKESGEGHIINTSSVFGIIAVPGTSAYNASKFAVRGFTETLRQELDFTKAKVSATSVHPGGIKTAIAKSSKTNDSVKALGLDPSTAGEKMSAQFITSPERAAKVILKAVKKNSRRVLIGPDAVFLDLMQRIFPSSYPMIITKALMGRMAK
- a CDS encoding flavin-containing monooxygenase; translated protein: MNKEHFDVITVGAGLSGISAGYHLQKLCPGKKYAILEGRSDIGGTWSLFRYPGIRSDSDMFTLGYSFRPWKEAKAIADGPSILNYVRDTASEFGIDRNIRFEHRVTSTSWSSKDNFWTISVEVGPKKEKRIYTADFLYICSGYYNYDKGFTPNFPGIKNFKGQIIHPQHWPENLNYKGKKVVVIGSGATAVTLVPSMADEASHITMLQRSPTYITSLPSKDIVADFLRFVLPAKLAHHITRIKNILIQIWFYQICKRSPNFAKWLIRLRLKVSLPKGYDIDTHFKPNYQPWDQRVCLVPDSDLFKAISKGKASIVTDHIETFTSKGIKLKSGKELEADIIVTATGLELLAIGGIQLKVDGSEVDISKQFTFKGLMLSGVPNFAFCVGYTNASWTLRADLTSTYVARLLNHMQANGYKQCVPVCDPAKMEREPILDLNSGYIQRAIDQFPQRGANRPWRFHQNYLMDLFDINFANVNDSNLSFG
- a CDS encoding tetratricopeptide repeat protein — protein: MGFRELIISAIHRERQREFTKAFNLYKESLNFTQNPKTILKVKNRQAWCQYYIGNTRETLNLFQELQDRFSSHPESRLYYANYLIKVHNYKSAKKILTSAIELFPDQLELYLTLASLLKDTDRSNEAIQVLKQALSQEKLSRGRGIKRKDIWSELGYLYFQRGDYNSALASLKTAMRMDEEETFLHYDMIAQCYLKVSDHKNALKFIDLYIKYFGESDADILVVKARAHAQLQESHLACASLLQAYSMENGLKLSAEDMVDFGPLLQTGFFDTLENVEIDEA
- a CDS encoding DUF1330 domain-containing protein, coding for MKYYSIAELNITSARWIPAYVRNVTKMVEKFGGRYLSRTTNMEKMEGDRKLPQLFLIIEWPSKEAVQNFYHSEEYKPFLESRLKGSNGEFILIPGEDVNQLANVPE
- a CDS encoding FecR family protein; translated protein: MKKISVLFLLSITCVLFSCSKKEADAGKGVVTFVVGNVTLERGPEKSKAEVNKEIQNGDVLVTDEGATAMIAFGESASLLEIQSGSRFRFDDIKSDKKFFQEKGRSWLLSNKLVKGEGLSLGTPTTTAGVRGTKFYTTVQEDMTFICHCQGKVELENSADHSKMIPESDYLTVTKGTKTIVIDKTDLSKIGIPYVHNHSEVSNSPVGEKNNLKLEDFLKIQDLAKKKLAEK
- a CDS encoding response regulator, yielding MGRELDQVVDTEALSGQSGIGKILIIEDSPEIALAYDRFCRKMNWDFDITSNGREGMRKVLSTPKPYAVYLVDLVMPEQDGVSFIRDLKEKDPNAIIIVQSSLDEPEKIIEVMKLGVFDYQIKPLTKENFHRAITLAFQHSNLREFQTDVERSNREVLRKKLGALSAVLSLAKESILELEKAYRLEQDDPNKKRVFKPIRPNV